From Canis aureus isolate CA01 chromosome 7, VMU_Caureus_v.1.0, whole genome shotgun sequence, a single genomic window includes:
- the BEND6 gene encoding BEN domain-containing protein 6 isoform X4, whose protein sequence is MLQVLPQAVTQFEELVGMAEALLKGGGTMSTSASTLWRATNNSSPDSFASTCSNSNSNSSSPISLKAEEEHHTDEKQFKIEKWQISRCNKSKPQKFINDLMQVLYTNEYMATHSLTGAKSSTSRDKAVKPAMNQNEVQEIIGVTKQLFPNTDDVSIRRMIGQKLNNCTKKPNLSKNLNSQDIK, encoded by the exons TGTTACCACAGGCGGTCACGCAGTTTGAAGAATTAGTTGGTATGGCAGAGGCCCTGCTTAAGGGTGGAGGAACCATGTCCACATCTGCATCCACCCTCTGGAGGGCAACAAACAACTCCTCACCAGACTCATTTGCCTCAACGTGCAGTAATTCTAACTCTAATTCCAGTTCACCTATTTCCTTGAAAGCTGAAGAAGAGCATCATACTGATGAAAAACAG TTCAAGATTGAAAAATGGCAGATTTCCCGTTGTAACAAGAGCAAGCCTCAGAAGTTTATTAATGATTTAATGCAAGTACTTTACACAAATGAATACATGGCCACACACAGCCTGACAGGAGCAAAGTCCTCTACTTCGAGGGACAAAGCCGTAAAACCAGCTATGAATCAGAATGAAGTTCAAGAAATTATAG GAGTCACAAAACAGTTATTTCCCAACACAGATGATGTTTCAATTAGGAGAATGATAGGGCAAAAGCTAAACAACTGTACCAAGAAGCCAAATTTAAGCAAAAATCTGAACTCTCAGGATATTAAGTAG